A part of Carassius carassius chromosome 4, fCarCar2.1, whole genome shotgun sequence genomic DNA contains:
- the LOC132130554 gene encoding uncharacterized protein LOC132130554, whose protein sequence is MFRRCLTPLCILTIICMVSTVASSPLGHRGALSFSNSLRLTRTIRARVQQVLSRYKQQLFGDELFEYRELMLSTLPAVTVSYQTWLHMQDNERLRLASHNLQTFWIHLEAQRQQLERERDATKDRREQRRDKRGKPLLNLCQSFLSLQIDLRDLMKQVNSQLNSLSITASTKSPPLHTLHSTSASSPNPSMHHSTESTTVLQTPTQMNNPRSSTHSVSLLQPTQASATSVFTGSKLSVDTQQTTTAETSRWIQHLRGYVILRDLQRYLSRLARDYAVLQAKH, encoded by the exons ATGTTTCGGCGGTGTCTGACTCCTCTTTGCATCCTCACCATCATCTGTATGGTGTCTACAGTCGCCTCCTCCCCTCTTGGCCACAGGGGAGCGCTGTCCTTCTCCAATTCACTGCGCCTCACTCGGACTATTCGCGCACGCGTCCAACAAGTGCTGTCTCGCTAC AAACAGCAGCTGTTTGGCGACGAGCTCTTTGAGTACAGAGAGCTGATGTTGAGCACACTTCCAGCGGTTACTGTGAGCTATCAGACCTGGCTACACATGCAG GACAATGAGCGTTTGCGTTTGGCCTCTCACAACCTCCAAACCTTCTGGATTCACCTGGAAGCTCAACGAcagcagctggagagagagagggatgcgACGAAAGACAGGAGAGAGCAGAGAAGAGACAAACGAGGAAAGCCTCTGCTCAATCTGTGCCAAAGTTTTCTCAGTCTGCAAATAGATCTGCGGGACTTAATGAAACAAGTCAACTCTCAG TTAAACAGTCTGAGTATCACTGCATCCACAAAGTCCCCACCTCTCCATACCCTACACTCAACTTCAGCTTCCAGTCCGAATCCCAGCATGCATCATTCCACAGAGAGCACCACTGTACTCCAGACCCCAACTCAGATGAATAATCCTCGCAGTTCCACACACTCTGTCAGCCTCCTACAACCCACCCAGGCATCAGCAACCTCTGTTTTCACGGGAAGCAAACTATCTGTGGATACTCAGCAGACAACAACAGCAGAGACGTCCCGTTGGATCCAGCATCTGAGAGGGTATGTGATACTGAG